A window from Salarias fasciatus unplaced genomic scaffold, fSalaFa1.1, whole genome shotgun sequence encodes these proteins:
- the LOC115384662 gene encoding breakpoint cluster region protein isoform X4, producing the protein MDVYQEALLYLEERNIPVETESDVLEEDVFHEESVSCLLSSLNPESIELPDTPNSFSLEEMLERRLVVLRSILESEEVYLRELDILLTPVKALRASAGTSQPVLSSQQLQTVFYQVPELKDLHQSFYSGLKARLNAHSPPEAAPDDEVEMKFRDSELIVGDLFLKMVSQIGLYGGFIENYEKAVEVVRQCTHSDQRFRTLAESMMSNNGTDKARTIYTLEALLYKPLDRVTKTTLVLLDLLKTTPSEHGDYAALQEALRLSRSFLSGVNESSQSKRDVTLSRGPRRQLMRDGFVVDASEGTRSLRHLFLYTDLLLCTRLKHAVRGKQDQYRFCWYLPLAGLRLRWSAGQEQISDTNIRLHTIRSKIYLLRQQLLQHSGGSKFLTLAARSKKKLEQMELMLLTHSPHHRLELHSPSGKSHTLLFSSLYELEEWREAIHKLTADNVETVPPDLLTLTGACVKLRMTRQPTLHSADAGEDEESLCGTLDVVIHSAFGLQEPTCVYVCVEVDGYEFYNNQAQTHSSIQSLNPQWDQELSFQVDGAQSLKLLCVSQSDGQDDAVLGKTTVKLDPAALSRRWRRQTLPLQQVEVMLSLRFSPHPLRPPGSALQQPPVFGAALEAVARPRTGAAGERNETPWTSWNLLFCQAGGSAGPSRGALLRGGGGAAGDGGGGDLPGVGDRQRHRRTQGRVQQQ; encoded by the exons ATGGACGTGTACCAGGAGGCCCTGCTTTACCTGGAGGAACGAAACATTCCAG TGGAAACAGAAAGCGATGTCCTGGAGGAGGATGTTTTCCATGAAGAATCGGTGTCCTGCTTACTCTCTTCTCTTAATCCTGAGAGTATCGAGCTGCCGGACACACCT AATTCATTCAGCCTGGAGGAAATGCTGGAGAGAAGACTTGTGGTTCTGAGGAGCATCCTAGAGAGTGAAGAGGTTTATCTCAGGGAGCTGGACATTCTGCTgacg CCGGTGAAGGCTCTGCGGGCCTCGGCCGGGACCTCCCAGCCCGTCCTGtccagtcagcagctccagACGGTTTTCTACCAGGTGCCTGAACTCAAAGACTTGCACCAGAGCTTCTACTCAGGCCTGAAGGCCCGTCTGAACGCTCACAGTCCGCCCGAAGCCGCCCCAGATGACGAAGTAGAGATGAAATTCAGAGACTCTGAGCTGATAGTTGGAGACCTGTTTCTGAAAATG gtgAGCCAGATCGGCCTGTACGGCGGCTTCATTGAAAACTACGAGAAAGCTGTGGAAGTTGTCAGGCAATGTACACACTCGGACCAACGCTTCCGAACTCTGGCAGAG AGTATGATGTCCAACAATGGCACAGACAAAGCTCGGACGATATACACATTAGAAG CTCTACTGTACAAACCTCTGGACAGAGTGACTAAGACCACATTAGTGCTGCTC GACCTGCTGAAGACAACCCCGTCGGAGCACGGGGATTACGCGGCCCTGCAGGAAGCCCTGAGGCTGTCTCgcagcttcctgtctggtgTCAACGAGAGTTCACAGAGCAAGCGGGACGTCACGCTCAGCCGCGGCCCG AGGCGGCAGCTGATGCGGGACGGCTTCGTGGTGGACGCCAGCGAGGGGACGCGCAGCCTGCGCCACCTCTTCCTCTACACAGACCTCCTGCTGTGCACCAGGCTCAAACACGCAGTCAGAGG gaagcaggaccAGTACAGGTTTTGCTGGTACCTCCCTCTTGCTGGACTCAGACTCCGCTGGTCTGCAGGTCAGGAACAAATATCTGACACAAACATCCGTTTACACACGATACGAAGCAAGATTTACCTCCTaagacagcagctgctgcagcattcG GGAGGGTCAAAGTTCCTGACCTTAGCAGCTCGAAGCAAGAAGAAGCTGGAACAGATGGAGCTgatgctgctcacacactctccGCACCACAGACTGGAGCTGCACAGCCCCAGTGGGaag AGCCACAcactcctcttctcctccctgtATGAACTAGAAGAATGGAGAGAAGCCATTCACAAACTGACCGCAGACA ACGTggagacggttcctcctgacctGCTGACGCTCACCGGTGCCTGTGTGAAACTGAGGATGACTCGGCAGCCGACGCTCCACAGCGCCGATGCTG GAGAGGATGAGGAGTCTCTGTGTGGGACCTTAGACGTTGTGATCCACTCAGCTTTTGGTCTTCAGGAACCAACTT gtgtgtatgtgtgtgtggaggtagACGGCTATGAGTTTTATAATAATCAAGCCCAGACgcattcatccatccaaagCCTCAACCCGCAGTGGGACCAG GAGCTGTCGTTCCAGGTGGACGGAGCCCAGAGCctgaagctgctgtgtgtgagtcagTCAGACGGGCAGGACGACGCCGTGCTGGGAAAAACCACCGTGAAG cTGGATCCCGCCGCCCTGAGCAGGCGCTGGAGGAGACAGACGCTgccgctgcagcaggtggaggtgatgCTCTCCCTCCGCTTCTCTCCCCACCCACTCCGGCCGCCCGGCTCCGCCCTGCAGCAGCCGCCCGTCTTCGGCGCCGCCCTCGAGGCCGTGGCCCG TCCTCGAACGGGAGCGGCGGGAGAGCGAAATGAAACGCCCTGGACTTCCTGGAACCTGCTGTTCTGTCAGGCAGGAGGGAGTGCTGGTCCCTCACGTGGTGCGCTGCTgcgtggaggaggtggagcggcgggggatggaggaggtggggatCTACCGGGTGTCGGGGACCGCCAGCGACATCGGCGCACTCAAGGCCGCGTTCAACAGCAGTGA